The Plectropomus leopardus isolate mb chromosome 15, YSFRI_Pleo_2.0, whole genome shotgun sequence genome has a segment encoding these proteins:
- the nfkb2 gene encoding nuclear factor NF-kappa-B p100 subunit, with protein sequence MFIFSPQYAIVFKTPPYHSAEIERPVTVFLQLKRKKAGDSSDPKQFTYIPQVQDKEEVLRKKQKPLPHYEPWRGGGGRGGGAGGFGGGGAGGGGGGGGGGFQFNQQMNGSGGAAGVFFPGGFTGFSVGAQMSGSTPQTGVTLQQTDGQTGQTGQTGGQTGSPLQQQLFQLAAALHNRASQNARQTATALLQYCSTGDARVLLAIQRHLCGVQDGNGDTPLHLAIIHQQTGVIQQLIHTLLSSQQQNILNTANHLRQTPLHLAVITRQVKVVEVLLRAGADPTLLDKDGRSPLHLAALAGDNATLRPLLAHLGERHAHLVNTPDYHGLHPLHLAVRRDGERCLRLLVEGGAKINAPEQKSGNTALHLAVRENLFKVACTLITELKADVNASTFGGNTPLHLAASLGSPTLCSMLIAAGADKNMENDEPLFFSSSSDEEQDEDQPIREQDGASQPVNPRKRPAGGHTPLDLAKCQKVRNLLNSRQSPKSSRHSSKKMKSSSSEVTEAPGLDEDTLSRLVEVLSVGDVPWKKLAEQLGMMTLTHLYLDSPTPCHHLLQHYQLGGGPVEGLVDALQSLGLTEGVRLLRNAELRDDKHSTDATVDSGFGSQPMEEEEPPVANQ encoded by the exons atgtttattttctctcctcagTACGCCATCGTGTTCAAAACGCCGCCCTATCACAGCGCAGAGATCGAGCGACCCGTCACCGTCTTCCTGCAGCTGAAGAGGAAAAAGGCGGGCGACAGCAGCGACCCCAAACAGTTCACCTACATCCCGCAGGTTCAAG ACAAAGAGGAGGTGCTGAGGAAGAAGCAGAAGCCGCTGCCTCACTATGAGccctggagaggaggaggaggaagaggaggaggagccggGGGATTCGGAGGAGGAGgcgctggaggaggaggaggaggaggaggaggag GATTTCAGTTCAACCAGCAGATGAACGGatcaggaggagcagcaggagttTTCTTCCCTGGAGGATTCACAGGGTTCAGCGTAGGGGCTCAGATGTCAGGCTCCACCCCTCAGACGGGGGTAACTCTGcaacagacagacggacagacaggacagacaggacagactGGAGGACAGACGGGCTCACCACTACAACAGCAGCTGTTTCAGCTCG CCGCCGCCCTCCACAACAGAGCCTCTCAGAACGCCAGACAGACCGCCACCGCCCTGCTGCAGTACTGCAGCACCGGGGACGCCCGGGTCCTTCTGGCTATCCAGAGACACCTCTGTGGTGTCCAGGACGGCAACGGAGACAC TCCTTTGCACCTGGCCATCATCCATCAGCAGACAGGTGTGATCCAGCAGCTGATCCACACTCTGctcagcagccagcagcaaaACATCCTCAACACGGCAAACCACCTCCGACAG ACTCCTCTTCACCTGGCCGTGATCACCCGGCAGGTGAAGGTGGTGGAGGTGCTGCTGAGGGCCGGCGCCGACCCCACCCTGCTGGACAAAGACGGCCGCAGTCCGCTCCACCTGGCAGCGCTGGCCGGAGACAATGCCACGCTCCGCCCCCTGCTGGCTCACCTGGGAGAAAGACACGCCCACCTGGTCAACACCCCTGACTACCACG GTCTCCATCCTCTCCACCTGGCGGTGAGGCGTGATGGCGAGCGCTGCCTCCGCCTCCTGGTGGAGGGCGGAGCCAAAATCAACGCACCTGAGCAGAAGAGTGGAAACACTGCGCTGCACCTGGCCGTGAGGGAAAACCTGTTCAAGGTGGCCTGCACTCTCATCACAGag ctGAAGGCGGACGTCAACGCCAGCACGTTCGGAGGAAACACACCTTTACACCTGGCAGCCAGTCTGGGCTCCCCGACCCTCTGCTCCATGCTCATCGCTGCAG GTGCCGATAAAAACATGGAGAACGACGAGCCGctcttcttcagctcctcctcagaCGAAGAGCAGGACGAAGAccaaccaatcagagagcaggaCGGCGCCTCGCAACCAGTCAACCCTCGCAAGAGACCTGCGGGAGGACACACCCCCCTGGACCTCGCCAAGTGCCAAAAG GTGAGGAACCTGTTAAACTCCAGACAGAGTCCGAAGTCGAGTCGTCACAGCAGTAAGAAGATGAAATCGAGCAGCTCTGAAG TGACCGAGGCTCCGGGGCTGGACGAGGACACGCTGTCCCGCCTGGTGGAGGTGCTGAGTGTCGGAGACGTCCCCTGGAAGAAGCTGGCGGAGCAGCTGGGGATGATGACGCTGACTCACCTGTACCTGGACAGTCCCACGCCCTGCCACCACCTGCTGCAGCACTACCAG cTGGGCGGCGGTCCGGTCGAAGGTCTGGTTGACGCTCTTCAGTCTCTCGGTCTGACGGAGGGAGTCCGACTGCTGAGGAACGCCGAGCTGCGAGACGACAAACACAGCACAG ACGCCACCGTTGACAGCGGCTTCGGCAGCCAGCcaatggaggaagaggagccgCCTGTGGCCAATCAGTGA
- the LOC121954211 gene encoding glycine-rich cell wall structural protein 1.8-like, with protein MAGFGSLLKGFGEGGDLAGTVGKITGHLVETAVSKALGGGDKKDDGGDGKKEFSVGGKDDDEGGFSAGDVFSIFGGGKKDDDKGGFSAGDALSIFGGGKKDDDKGGFGLSNALGGGGENRDPDTGAKSDDGNNKGGEGSGESFKLI; from the exons atGGCAGGATTTGGAAGTCTTTTGAAAGGCTTTGGGGAAGGCGGGGATCTTGCTGGGACTGTGGGGAAAATCACGG GACATTTGGTGGAGACTGCAGTGAGCAAGGCTTTGGGTGGTGGAGATAAGAAAGACGATGGAGGTGATGGCAAGAAAGAATTCAGTGTGGGAGGGAAAGATGATGACGAAGGAGGATTCAGTGCCGGAGATGTCTTCTCAATCTTCggtggtggaaaaaaagatgatgacaAAGGAGGATTCAGTGCCGGAGACGCCCTCTCAATCTTCggtggtggaaaaaaagatgatgacaAAGGAGGATTTGGCTTATCCAATGCACTCGGTGGTGGTGGTGAAAACAGAGATCCTGACACCGGAGCAAAAAGTGATGATGGGAACAACAAGGGAGGCGAAGGATCAGGTGAGTCCTTCAAACTGATTTAa
- the LOC121954210 gene encoding putative mediator of RNA polymerase II transcription subunit 17 isoform X1: MADFLNECIARAGTEIIRQKAENAVEDMLRGGGDKKDGANSKGGIDVGNILVGALGGKKEEKGGIDVGNIITGALGGKKEEKGGIDVGNILVGALGGKKEEKGGIDVGNIITGALGGKKEEKRGIDVGNIITGALGGKKRREKRNRRREHHHGRFGGKERREKRNRRREHHHGRFGGKSR; encoded by the exons ATGGCAGATTTTCTCAACGAATGCATCGCCAGGGCCGGCACTGAAATCATCAGACAAAAAGCAG AGAATGCAGTCGAGGACATGCTCAGGGGTGGAGGAGACAAAAAAGATGGGGCAAACAGCAAAGGAGGAATCGACGTCGGGAACATCCTCGTGGGCGCTTtgggaggaaagaaagaagaaaaaggaggaatCGACGTCGGGAACATCATCACGGGCGCTTtgggaggaaagaaagaagaaaaaggaggaatCGACGTCGGGAACATCCTCGTGGGCGCTTtgggaggaaagaaagaagaaaaaggaggaatCGACGTCGGGAACATCATCACGGGCGCTTTGgggggaaagaaagaagagaaaagaggaatcGACGTCGGGAACATCATCACGGGCGCTTTGgggggaaagaaaagaagagaaaagaggaatcGACGTCGGGAACATCATCACGGGCGCTTTGgggggaaagaaagaagagaaaagaggaatcGACGTCGGGAACATCATCACGGGCGCTTTGGGGGGAAATCCCGATGA
- the LOC121954210 gene encoding putative mediator of RNA polymerase II transcription subunit 17 isoform X2, translating into MADFLNECIARAGTEIIRQKAENAVEDMLRGGGDKKDGANSKGGIDVGNILVGALGGKKEEKGGIDVGNIITGALGGKKEEKGGIDVGNILVGALGGKKEEKGGIDVGNIITGALGGKKEEKRGIDVGNIITGALGGNPDDDDRGGAGLDVKNIFKGFGL; encoded by the exons ATGGCAGATTTTCTCAACGAATGCATCGCCAGGGCCGGCACTGAAATCATCAGACAAAAAGCAG AGAATGCAGTCGAGGACATGCTCAGGGGTGGAGGAGACAAAAAAGATGGGGCAAACAGCAAAGGAGGAATCGACGTCGGGAACATCCTCGTGGGCGCTTtgggaggaaagaaagaagaaaaaggaggaatCGACGTCGGGAACATCATCACGGGCGCTTtgggaggaaagaaagaagaaaaaggaggaatCGACGTCGGGAACATCCTCGTGGGCGCTTtgggaggaaagaaagaagaaaaaggaggaatCGACGTCGGGAACATCATCACGGGCGCTTTGgggggaaagaaagaagagaaaagaggaatcGACGTCGGGAAC ATCATCACGGGCGCTTTGGGGGGAAATCCCGATGACGAcgacagaggaggagcag GGCTGGATGTGAAGAACATCTTTAAGGGATTTGGACTGTAG